One segment of Leguminivora glycinivorella isolate SPB_JAAS2020 chromosome 12, LegGlyc_1.1, whole genome shotgun sequence DNA contains the following:
- the LOC125231855 gene encoding uncharacterized protein LOC125231855: MAKEKKKYRHSSSYYRKIKKAKANYKDVQSETSEEINCELASTSGFQGVSTLYVSFDPDTTHTSKDFLPSDNIDEKSDDEEICSNKESENEDSGDEYVTNKDYLNMKLVEDLREWTVQHKPTKSSLNDLLAVLSKYGFKLPKDGRALLKTDDVFIEPMGQGNIGPLAQQGRIFGTKA; the protein is encoded by the exons ATGgccaaagagaaaaaaaaatatagacattCCAGTAGTTATTATAGGAAGATTAAGAAGGCTAAGGCTAATTATAAGGACGTTCAGAGTGAAACATCAGAAGAAATAAATTGTGAATTGGCTTCTACATCCGGTTTTCAAGGAGTATCTACTTTGTATGTTTCTTTTGATCCTGATACCACACACACAAGCAAGGATTTTTTGCCATCTGATAATATAGATGAGAAGAGCGACGATGAAGAAATCTGTTCAAACAAGGAATCAGAAA atgaagattCTGGAGATGAGTATGTGacaaataaagattatttaaatatgaaactTGTGGAAGACCTAAGAGAATGGACAGTACAGCACAAACCCACCAAGTCATCTTTAAACGACTTGTTAGCTGTACTGAGTAAATATGGTTTTAAATTGCCTAAAGACGGGCGAGCTCTACTGAAGACTGACGATGTCTTTATAGAGCCAATGGGCCAAGGAAACATTGGCCCATTGGCTCAACAAGGAAGGATTTTTGGTACCAAGGCGTAA